The DNA window tgttttgttttgtttttttttttttttttttaagatgccCACTCTCCATTTTGAGATTTCCCTTGGGGTTCTCTCGGGGTTGCCCCGCTCCCGTTAGTGTTCCCTGCGTCCCCGTTTGGGGTCCCCCTGACCCGTTTTGGGgtcttcccccccacccccacccctccccagaCGTGGCTGTTCGGCTACGAGCTCACCGACACGGTGATGCTGTTCTGCGAGGAGCGCGCGCTGTTCCTGGCCAGCCGCAAGAAGGTCGAGTTCCTCAAGCAGGTGGCCCAGGGCAAGGGCGCCGAGGGGACCAACGGGCTACCGGCGGTGACGCTGCTGGTCCGGGAGAAGGTGGGGGTtcaacggggggggggggtgtgggggggggtttggggtgctgggggtgggtCTGGGGGGGCGTTCTGGGGTTTGTGGGGTCACTTTTGGGGTCTTCTGGAGTGGTGTTTTGGTTTCGGGGGTCCTTGGGGGGCTCTGACGCATCTTTGGGTTTGGGGGTTCCTTTTTGGGTTTCAGGGGATCCTGTGGGGCGGTTTGGGGGTCAGGGTTGGGTCCAggggggttttggttttgtttgggggggggggggggtcattTGGTGGGCCTTGGTTTGGGGGATCCTCGTTGGGTTTaaggggggtgctgggggtccaagtttggggttccctgggggggggggtggtctTTGAGTTGCCCTGAAGGGGCTGCAGTTGGGTTGGGAACCCAGAGCTGGGCGTGGCCACCTTGCCCTGCCCCACCCCTCCATGGCCTCGCCCCCTCCCCACAGAATGAGAGCAACAAGGCCAACTTTGAGAAGCTGATCGAGGCCCTCAAGGGCagccggggcgggcggcgccTCGGGGTCTTCTCCAAGGACAAGTTCCCAGGGGAGTTCATGAAGAGCTGGAACGAcgccctgagcaaggagggctTCGAGAAGGTcaggggggaggggtggggctCAGCTCAGGTTGGGCGTGGAATGGGGAAGGGCGGAGTTGGGTTGGAAGAGTTGGAAGGGTCATGGTGGGGTTGGAAGAGTCAAAGGCGAGTTGGAAGAGTGAAAAGTTGGGTTAGAAGATTCAAAGTTAGGTTGGACTTGGGTGAGTCAGAGTTGGGTTGGAAGAGTTAAGGTTGGATGGGAAGAGTTGGAGTTGGGTTGGAAGAGTCAAAGTTGAGTTGGAAGGGTTTAGGGCCGTGCCGGCACGGCCGGCCCCGGCCCCACGCCCGTCCCGCTGACCACAGGTGGACGTGAGCGCGGCCGTGGCCCAGGCCATGGCGGCCAAGGAGGAGGTGGAGCTGCAGCTGATGCGCAAGGCGGCCGCCATCACCTCCGAGGTCTTCACCAAGTTCTTCAAGGAGCGCGTCATGGAGATCGTCGACGCCGACGAGGTGGGGCGGGGTGAAAACGGGGGTTTTGAGGTCAGGTTTGGACCAAAACAGGGAGTTTTGAGTAGGGTCGGAGCAAAAATCAGCGTTCCGAGATCAGCTTGGACCAAAAATGCAGTTCTGAGGTCTGGTCGGATTAAAAATGGGAGTTTTGAGATCACTCCAGATCAAAGCGAACGGTTTTGTCCAAATCCTGCTTTGAGGCCAACGCGGTGTGAGAACGAGGGCTTTGGGCTCCATTTGGTCCAAAAATTGATATTTTGGGGTAAAAAGCGAGCATTTTCTTAGGTTAgcctcaccaaaaaaaaaaaaaaaaaaaaaaaaaaaacgggcATTTTGGGGCATCAAAACcgatccaaaaaaaaaaaaaaaaaatcaattaaaaattttTGGACGGAATCTTTCCAACAAAAATTGGTGAAGCCCCCAAACCGATAGCTGTCCATCCAAACCCCAACATCCCGAGGCCCGGAAACGGCCGCCGCGAGTCCGAGTCGCCGTTCGGCGACGTCGCGGTGACGTCGCGGCGCTGTCCCACCTGCAGAAGGTGCGCCACAGCAAACTGGCCGAGGCCGTGGAGAAGGCCATCGAGGAGAAGAAGTACCTGGCCGGGGCCGACCCCTCGGCCGTGGAGATGTGCTACCCCCCCATCATCCAGAGCGGCGGCAACTACAACCTCAAGTTCAGCGTGGTCAGgtaaccccaaaaaacccccccacgGTTCCCCGAGATCCCACCCGGAgtcagtaaaacaaaacaaaaaaaaaaaaaaaaaaaattcctggttttttccagccccccccccccaaaaaaaaaaaatcggcGTTCCCGGTGTTCTGCCCCGATATTGGCGCTTTCCCACCCCGGAAATTCGGGTTTTCACTGCAGAGTTGTCCTGTTCCACCCTAGAATTGGGGTTTTGGGACCAAAATCAGTTTTTGGCATCCTGATATTGTAATTTCCACTCCATAGTTGGactcgtttttttttttttttttttttttccccccccctttatCCCAACTTTCTGCTCCTAAAATCGTCTTTTCTTTccgtttttttttccccccaaacccccgTTTGTTCCCAACTTTTCCCCTCCCGCTCTGATATTTTCCTCCTAaactcccattttcccccttttttttccccagtctttgtgtttttcctccctcattccctacttttcccattttttccctattttttcttggtttcccccatttcccctgtCTCTCACCCCAATTTCCTTGTTtctcatcccatttttcccaatttccttgtttctcatcccatttttcccaattcccCCATTTCtcaccccatttttcccaattcccCCATTTCTCACCctgttttccccatttctcaCCCCATCTAACCCAATTCCCCCATTTCCCactcatttttccccatttctcaccccatttttcccagttcccccatttctcaccccatttttcccaattcccccatttcccactcatttttccccatttctcaccccatttttcccagttcccccatttctcaccccatttttcccaattcccCCATTTCTCACCctgttttccccatttctcaccccatttttcccaattcccCCGTTTCtcaccccatttttcccaattcccCCGTTTCTCACCctgttttccccatttctcaCCCCATCTAACCCAATTCCCCCATTTCCCactcatttttcccccatttctcaCCCCATTTTTCCCAGTTCCCCCGTTTCTCACCCCATTTTCCCAGTTCCCCCGTTTCTCACCctgttttccccatttctcaccccatttttcccagttcccccattTCTCACCCCATCTAACCCAATTCCCCCGTTTCTCACCCCATTTTCCCAATTCCCCCATTTCTCACCctgttttccccatttctcaccccatttttcccagttccccccatttctcaccccatttttcccagttcccccattTCTTACCCCATCTAACCCAATTCCCCCGTTTCTCACCCCGTTTCCCCAGCGACAAGAGCCACATGCACTTCGGGGCCATCACCTGCTCCATGGGCATCCGCTACAAATCCTACTGCTCCAACCTGGTCCGGACCCTCATGGTGGACCCTTCCCAGGACATGCAGGACCACtacagcttcctgctgcagctgcaggaggtgctggtGCGCGAGCTGCGGCACGGTCAGTGTCCTGAGCGACCCCTGAGTGACCACCCCGTCACTGACCCCGTCACCGACCCCACAACGTTCCCCCAGCGGCCACCAGGGCTTCCTGCCGCGGCTGCAGGAGGTGCCGGTGCGCGAGCTGCGGCACGGTCAGTGTCCTGAGCGACCGCAGTGACCATTAAGTGACTCCGTAACTGCCCCGATGACCCCCCACGGTGACCCCAAAAAAGATCACAGTGACCCCAATCCTCCCAACCCCCCTCCCCGCTGACCCCTGCGTGACCCCCAATGACCCCTGAATGACCAGAGTGACCGCCCCAGGTGCCAAGCTCTGCGATGTCTACACCGCCGTCATGGACGTGGTCAAGAAACAGAGGCCGGAGCTGCTGGGCAAGATCACCAAGAATTTGGGGTGAGAACGGCGGGGTTTGGGGGCTGGAGCCCAGGGGAGGGTCATTGAGGGGTCACCGTggtcatttttggggtcaccGTGGTCATCTTTGGGGTCACCCAGGTTCGCCATGGGCATCGAGTTCCGCGAGGGCTCCCTGGTCATCAACAGCAAGAACCAGCAGCGCCTCAAGAAGGGTGAGAGGCGCAAAATCCCCTCTTTttgccccaaaatctccctttcccaccccaaaatccgGCTTTGAAAAcccaaaatctgcttttcctgccccaAGATTTGCCTTTTCCGCCCcaaaattgtctttttctgCTCAAATCTGTGTTCTGCCTCGGAATAAGGGATTGTGTGCCCCAAGTTCAGCTTTTCCTACCCCGAAATTGGAGGTTTTACCCCGAAATTGCTGTTTATCTCTAAaatcattgttttcttctttaaaatcatGGTTTTTGTTGCCAAGTTGTGATGtccgggattttttttttcccccccccccaaatgaAGTATTTCCTCCCGAAACCCGTAATTTTGCCCCAAAAATCAGTTTCCCCATgaatttccctttcccctcccaaaATCCATCTCTTCCCCTTCCAAACCCTTTTCCCGCCAAAACTCCCCCTCACGAATCCTTCCCCACCTCCCtctaaaaattctcttttttcctgcggaatttttatttactttgtggggttttttttttttttttgttttttgttttttaccaAAACCGCGTGGTTTCTCCCCGTTCCAGGGATGGTTTTCAGCATCAACGTGGGGCTGTCGGAGCTGCCCAACAAGGAGGGCAAGCGGCCGGAGGAGCGGACGTACGCGCTCTTCATCGGCGACACCGTCATGGTGGACGAGGTGGGCGGGGCCGCTGCCGGCCAATCAGAGGGGCCCTGAGCCCGCACCGACCAGTCGCGgccttttttctcctcctgccGGCCAATGGGATGTCTCGCTTCCCTCGGCCAATCACGGCCTTGCTCCCCTCAGGAAATGGCGGTTCCCTTTCTGCTGTCAGCCAATCACGTCCTTGCTTCCCTCGGCCACTCGCGGCCTCCCTCCCCTCAGGAAATGGCGCCTCCCCTTCTGCCCCTCAGCCAATCACGCTTTTCTTTCTCGTCCCCTTAACCAATCGcgtccctcctgcccctcccctCGGCCAATGGCGTCTCTCCGTGGCCCCTTGCTGCCCCCTGCAGGACGGCCCGGCCGTGGTGCTGACGTCCgtgaagaagaaggtgaaaaaCGTCGGGATTTTCCTCAAGGTGAGCCCGGATTTGGGCCCAAACCGCGgctttttgggaaaaaatcctgcagaGGGGAGGAGCTGATTTTGGGTGGGTTTTCCTCAGGATTTGGTGGTTTTGATTCGcttcggggttttttggggggtgttttCCTGCCCTTCAGGCGGCGGAATTTTCACTGGAATCTACGGGAATCCAGGCGGgtttgggtgggtttggggaTTCTGGGCGTTCTTTGCCTGAATTCCCGATTTCTGTCCCAAGAACGAAgacgaggacgaggaggagCCGGACAAGGACGCGGCCGAGGATCTCTTGGGCCGCAGCTCCCGCGCCGCCCTCCTGACCGAGCGCACGCGGGTGGGTCCCTGTCCTGACCCGCCACTGGCCACCATTGACCACACCTGGACCAGCAATGACCAGCGCTGGCCACACCTTGTCCGGCACTGACCACACCCTGACCAGAACTGACCGTGCACTGACCTCACTGACCCCGTACTGACCCCGTAATGACCTCACTGACCCCTCTGGCCACGCTGACCGCCCCTGCCCGCTGTCCGCAGAACGAGCTGACGGCCGAGGAGAAGCGCCGGGCGCACCAGAAGGAATTGGCCACGCAGCTCAACGAGGACGCGCGGCGGCGCCTGACGGAGCAGCGCGGGGAGCAGCAGACCCAAAAGTACGGGAGTTCACCCCAAACCTGGGACGGAAGTACCGGGGATCCACCCCAGATCTGGGTCCTGTCCCCGGTCCTTCCCCGCTGGCCCAGTTTGGGATGATCTGGGCACCGATTCCTGCCCCAGTTCCTGCCCCGATTCCTGCCCCGATCCTCAACTCCTCCCCCAGTTCCCAATTCCTGCTCCAATTCCCGATTCCTCCCCCGATTCCGGCCCAAATTCCTTCCCAAGTGCCCCAATTACTACCTCGATTTGTgcccaaattcccccaattcCTGCCCCTGTTCTTGCCCCAACTCCCACCCCCGATTTTCCCCCCAATTCCCTTCCCAAATCCACCAAGTCCTAATTCCTCCCcgaattcccagttcccagcaccCAATCCCTTCCCGAATGCTCCAATTGCTTCCCCAGTTCCCAATTCCCTTCCCCAATTCCCagttatttccatttccaatTCCCTTCCCAAATGCCCCAATTCCCGCCCCGCTTCCCaccctgatttttatttcttccccacccccccacatTCCCAAACACCCCGAGTCTCCCCCCTAACCCCACCCCGGAATTCCCACCCTTTTCCCAAAACCCCGTTCCAGGGCGAGGAAGTCGAACGTGTCCTACAAGAGCGCGGCGCTGCTGCCCAAGGAGCCGCACGTGCGCGAGATGAAGATCTACATCGACAAGAAGTACGAGAGCGTCATCATGCCCGTCTTCGGCATCGCCACGCCCTTCCACATCGCCACCATCAAGGTGGGAGAGGCCCCCAAAATCCCCGGGATCCGCCCCAAAAACGCTGAAACGGGgatgggggggggtggggggaaagaaCGATGTTGGAATGGTGGGAACCCCCAAAATCGACGCCAGGGACGCCAAAAAgggaccaaaagaaaaaaaaaaaaaacccccccgGAGGCAtacccaaaaaaaatcaaagagccAAACGAATCTCCACGTCAACTCAAAAGCTGCCAAAGTTGCTCCAAAAATGCCCCAAgtttttctaaaaaagaaaatatgagggTTTGGGCTTGGGGTCCCCAGCTcacagttttggttttggggtcccaACAAGTTTgtcagagcttttttttttggggtccTATCGCCTTATCTTGGGTTGTTTTAAGCTCCCTCCACCACACCTGGAtgtggttttggggtcccaCCACCCCATTCCAGGTGTTTTTGGGATCCCACCACGCCTGGATGTGGTTTTGGGATCCCACCACCTCATTCCAGGTGTTTTTGGGATCCCACCACACCTGGAtgtggttttggggtcccaCCACCCCATTCCAAGTGTTTTTGGGATCCCACCACGCCTGGATGTGGTTTTGGGATCCCACCACCTCATTCCAGGTGTTTTTGGGATCCCACCACACCTGGATGTGAGTTTGGGATCCCACCACACCTGGAtgtggttttggggtcccaCCACCCCATTCCAGGTGTTTTTGGGATCCCACCACACCTGGATGTGGTTTTGGGATCCCACCCCACCTGGATGTGGTTTTGGGATGCCACCACCCCATTCCAGGTGTTTTTGGGATCCCACCACACCTGGAtgtggttttggggtcccaCCACCCCATTCCAGGTGTTTTTGGGATCCCACCACACCTGGAtgtggttttggggtcccaCCACCCCATTCCAGGTGTTTTTGGGATCCCACCACACCTGGATGTGGTTTTGGGATCCCACCACACCTGGATGTGGTTTTGGGAACCCACCACCCCATTCCAGGTGTTTTTGGGATCCCACCACACCTGGATGTGGTTTTGGGATCCCACCACACCTGGATGTGGTTTTGGGATGCCACCACACCTGGATGTGGTTTTGGGATCCCACCACCCCATTCCAGGTGTTTTTGGGATCCCACCACGCCTGGATGTGGTTTTGGGATCCCACCCCACCTGGATGTGGTTTTGGGATGCCACCACCCCATTCCAGGTGTTTTTGGGATCCCACCACACCTGGATGTGAGTTTGGGATGCCACCACACCTGGACGTGGTTTTGGGATCCCACCACACCTGGAtgtggttttggggtcccaCCACCCCATTCCAGGTGTTTTTGGGATCCCACCACACCTGGAtgtggttttggggtcccaCCACCCCATTCCAGGTGTTTTTAGGCACCTGCCCTGCCATCCCGAGGCCGTCCCGCCCTCCCCCCGCCCCGTTCGttactttttctctcttccccaccccaaatccccgttgTTTCCCCCCGAATCCCCCCCTCCCTCACCCGAATTTCCCCTCCCCAGAACATCAGCATGTCGGTGGAAGGTGACTACACCTACCTGCGCATCAACTTCTTCTGCCCGGGCAGCGCCCTGGGCCGCAACGAGGGCAACATCTTCCCCAACCCCGAGGCCACCTTCGTCAAGGAGATGTGGGTGACCCCGCCCTGCCCCCGGTGACCTCCCCGAGGTGGTCAGCGAAGGGTCATGGAGGTCACTCTGCCCGCAGAACCTACCGGGCGTCCAACCTGAAGCCGCCGGGCGAGTCGACGGTGCCGGCGTCCAACCTGCAGAACGCGTTCCGCATCATCAAGGAGGTGCAGAAGCGCTACAAGACCCGCGAGGCcgaggagaaggagaaggaggtggGGTCAGCGGTCAGCCGGGGTCACCTGGGGGGTCAGCTGGGGGGTGGGGAGTGGGCAGAGAGCGGTCAGCGAATGATTGTTGAGTGGACGTTGAGTGGGCATTGGGTGGACGTTGGGGGGACATTGAGTGGTCAATGAATGGTCAACGATCAGTTGATGAGTGGTCAGTGAGTGGACATTGAGTGGTCAGTGGTCAGTGAACGACCATCGGGTGGGCATTGGTCAATGAATGGTCAACGAACAATCATTGAGTGGTCAATGAATGGTCAATGAGTGGACATTGGTCAGTGAACAATCATTGGGTGGGCATTGGTCAACGAATGGTCAACGAACAATCGTTGAGTGGTCAATGAGTGGGCGTTGAGCGATCAGTGAACGGTCTTTGGTTGGACATTGAGTGGTCATTGAATGGTCAACTAAACACTCGTTGAGTGGTCACTGGCCTTTGAGTGGTCATCGAGTGGTCATTGAGCGATGGTTGGCCATTGAGTGGTCACCGAGTGGTCATTAAGCAATTGCGTGGCCATTGAGTGGTCACTGTCTATTGAGCGATCTTTGAGTGGTCGTTGAGTGGTCACTGGCCGTAGAGTGGCCATTGACCAGTCACCGGCCGTTGAGTCTCCATTGAGTGGCCGTTGAGTGTCCACCGGCCACGGAGCGGCCGTTGAGCAGTCACCGACCGCGCCGTGGCCGTTGAGCGTCGCCGGCGGCTGCGTGGCCGTGCAGCGGCCCCGAGCGGTCAACGTCGGTCTGGATGTCCTCAGGGCATCGTCAAGCAGGACTCGTTGGTCATCAACCTCAACCGCAGCAACCCCAAGCTCAAGGACCTCTACATCCGGCCCAACATCGCCCAGAAGCGCATGCAGGGCGCGCTCGAGGCCCACGTCAACGGtgacccaaaatcaccccaaaaaaacacccgGGGCTTtggggaggggtttggggggcgAAGTTTCGGGAACGGGGCcgaaggtttgggttggatcgcgggggggtttttttggggagttCCGTGAGGATTTTGGGCGCTCTACGACGTTCTCTGGGGGATCTTCAGCGTTCTTTGGGAGTTCCTCGAcggtttttgtattttttttttttggggggggggggggtcgttTTCCAGCATTTTTGGAGGGTTCTTGGACATTTTTTTGGGCGTTCCTCAAGGGTTTTGTGGCATTCTTCGGCATTTTTTGGGGGGCCTtcgatttctttttttttttttttttttttttgcgtgtTCCTCcagggttttttgtgggttcctcaagattttttgggttttctgggattcttcaggatttttggggggcGGTTCCtcacaaggttttttttttttttgttcttggaCTTTCCTGAGGATTTAGGggtttcctggggttttttggggttcccaTGGATTTCGGGGTGGGTTCCgatggatttttgggattttcctggagATTTTGTGGCGGTTCCAATGGATTTGGGGATTCTCCCGTGGGTTTCGGGGCGGTTCctgtggattttggggctgtttttgtggatttggggATTCTCCCGTGGGTTTCGGGGCGGTTCCcgtggattttggggctgtttttgtggATTTGAGGATTCTCCCGTGGGTTTCGAGGCGGTTCCcgtggattttggggctgtttttgtggattttgaggATTCTCCCGTGGGTTTCGAGGCGGTTCCcgtggattttggggctgtttttgtggattttgaggATTCTCCCGTGGGTTTCGAGGCGGTTCCcgtggattttggggctgtttttgtggATTTGAGGATTCTCCTGTGGGTTTCGGGGCGGTTCCagtggattttggggctgtttttgtggattttgaggATTCTCCCGTGGGTTTCGGGGCAGTTCCcgtggattttggggctgtttttgtggattttgaggATTCTCCCGTGGGTTTCGAGGCGGTTCctgtggattttggggctgtttttgtggattttgaggATTCTCCCGTGGGTTTCGGGGCGGTTCCcgtggattttggggctgtttttgtggattttgaggATTCTCCCGTGGGTTTCGGGGCGGTTCCagtggattttggggctgtttttgtggattttgaggATTCTCCCGTGGGTTTCGAGGCGGTTCCcgtggattttggggctgtttttgtggattttgaggATTCTCCCGTGGGTTTCGGGGCGGTTCCcgtggattttggggctgtttttgtggattttgaggATTCTCCTGTGGGTTTCGGGGCGGTTCCcgtggattttggggctgtttttgtggattttgaggATTCTCCTGTGGGTTTCGGGGCGGTTCCcgtggattttggggctgtttttgtggattttgaggATTCTCCCGTGGGTTTCGAGGCGGTTCCcgtggattttggggctgtttttgtggatttggggATTCTCCCGTGGGTTTCGGGGCGGTTCCcgtggattttggggctgtttttgtggatttggggATTCTCCCGTGGGTTTCGGGGCGGTTCCcgtggattttggggctgtttttgtggATTTGAGGATTCTCCTGTGGGTTTCGGGGCGGTTCCagtggattttggggctgtttttgtggattttgaggATTCTCCCGTGGGTTTCGGGGCGGTTCCcgtggattttggggctgtttttgtggatttggggATTCTCCCGTGGGTTTCGGGGCGGTTCCcgtggattttggggctgtttttgtggattttgaggATTCTCCCGTGGATTTCGGGGCGGTTCCcgtggattttggggctgtttttgtggattttgaggATTCTCCCGTGGGTTTCGAGGCGGTTCCagtggattttggggctgtttttgtggattttgaggATTCTCCCGTGGGTTTCGAGGCGGTTCCcgtggattttggggctgtttttgtggattttgaggATTCTCCCGTGGGTTTCGAGGCGGTTCCcgtggattttggggctgtttttgtggattttgaggATTCTCCCGTGGGTTTCGAGGCGGTTCCcgtggattttggggctgtttttgtggATTTGAGGATTCTCCTGTGGGTTTCGAGGCGGTTCCcgtggattttggggctgtttttgtggattttgaggATTCTCCCGTGGGTTTCGAGGCGGTTCCcgtggattttggggctgtttttgtggattttgaggATTCTCCCGTGGGTTTCGGGGCGGTTCCcgtggattttggggctgtttttgtggattttgaggATTCTCCTGTGGGTTTCGGGGCGGTTCCcgtggattttggggctgtttttgtggattttgaggATTCTCCTGTGGGTTTCGGGGCGGTTCCcgtggattttggggctgtttttgtggattttgaggATTCTCCCGTGGGTTTCGGGGCGGTTCCcgtggattttggggctgtttttgtggatttggggATTCTCCCGTGGGTTTCGGGGCGGTTCCCGTGGATTTAGGGgctgtttttgtggattttgaggATTCTCCCGTGGGTTTCGAGGCGGTTCCcgtggattttggggctgtttttgtggATTTGAGGATTCTCCTGTGGGTTTCGGGGCGGTTCCagtggattttggggctgtttttgtggattttgaggATTCTCCCGTGGGTTTCGGGGCGGTTCCcgtggattttggggctgtttttgtggattttgaggATTCTCCCGTGGGTTTCGAGGCGGTTCCcgtggattttggggctgtttttgtggattttgaggATTCTCCCGTGGGTTTCGAGGCGGTTCCcgtggattttggggctgtttttgtggattttgaggATTCTCCCGTGGGTTTCGAGGCGGTTCCcgtggattttggggctgtttttgtggattttgagTATTCTCCCGTGGGTTTCGAGGCGGTTCCcgtggattttggggctgtttttgtggATTTGAGGATTCTCCCGTGGGTTTCGAGGCGGTTCCcgtggattttggggctgtttttgtggattttgaggATTCTCCCGTGGGTTTCGGGGCGGTTCCagtggattttggggctgtttttgtggattttgggattctccCGCCCCTCAGGGTTCCGCTTCACCTCGGTGAGGGGGGACAAGGTGGACATCCTGTACAACAACATCAAGCACGCCGTGTTCCAGCCCTGCGACGGCGAGATGATCATCGTGCTGCACTTCCACCTCAAGGTTTGGGGCCAAAAACGCCGATTTCGGGCAAAACGCGCCGTGCCGGGAGAAATCCCCGCGGTTTCAGGGCAGAGCCTCAAgggtttgggggaattttgggggtttagGGCAGTTCTTGGGTTGGGTCGAACACAAGGGTTCGAGGTCGACGcctcatggatttttttttttttttttttttgggttgaaAGCCTGGGATTTTAGGGCGGAATCCTCTGTTGTGTGTTTTTAGCAAAATTCAGTGATTTTTGGGTCGAAATCCCTGCGTTTCGGGGAAAGCCGTCTGGTTTTACGTCAAAATCTGACGGTTCTGGGTGAAAACCCCGATTTGGGTTCAAAACTTGGTGGGTTTGGGTCAAAATTCGGCCGTTTTGGGTCGAAACCCTCAACTCACCAAATCGCGCGGGTTCTGTCGGAAACCCCGGAATTTGAGTCAAAACCTCTCAAGTTTCGGCTCCAACCCTCGCGTTCGGTGCCGAAATCCGGGCGTTGCCAGCTGGAATTTCGGATCCCGGGGTGAGGGGGTTGGAAATcgggcttttattt is part of the Cinclus cinclus chromosome 36, bCinCin1.1, whole genome shotgun sequence genome and encodes:
- the SUPT16H gene encoding FACT complex subunit SPT16 produces the protein MALSLDREAFSRRLRRLYASWQKGEDEFGGVDAIVVSVGVDEEIVYAKSTALQTWLFGYELTDTVMLFCEERALFLASRKKVEFLKQVAQGKGAEGTNGLPAVTLLVREKNESNKANFEKLIEALKGSRGGRRLGVFSKDKFPGEFMKSWNDALSKEGFEKVDVSAAVAQAMAAKEEVELQLMRKAAAITSEVFTKFFKERVMEIVDADEKVRHSKLAEAVEKAIEEKKYLAGADPSAVEMCYPPIIQSGGNYNLKFSVVSDKSHMHFGAITCSMGIRYKSYCSNLVRTLMVDPSQDMQDHYSFLLQLQEVLVRELRHGAKLCDVYTAVMDVVKKQRPELLGKITKNLGFAMGIEFREGSLVINSKNQQRLKKGMVFSINVGLSELPNKEGKRPEERTYALFIGDTVMVDEDGPAVVLTSVKKKVKNVGIFLKNEDEDEEEPDKDAAEDLLGRSSRAALLTERTRNELTAEEKRRAHQKELATQLNEDARRRLTEQRGEQQTQKARKSNVSYKSAALLPKEPHVREMKIYIDKKYESVIMPVFGIATPFHIATIKNISMSVEGDYTYLRINFFCPGSALGRNEGNIFPNPEATFVKEITYRASNLKPPGESTVPASNLQNAFRIIKEVQKRYKTREAEEKEKEGIVKQDSLVINLNRSNPKLKDLYIRPNIAQKRMQGALEAHVNGFRFTSVRGDKVDILYNNIKHAVFQPCDGEMIIVLHFHLKNAIMFGKKRHTDVQFYTEVGEITTDLGKHQHMHDRDDLYAEQMEREMRHKLKTAFKNFIEKVEALTKEELEFEVPFRELGFNGAPYRSTCLLQPTSSALVNCTEWPPFVVTLDEVELIHFERVQFHLKNFDLVIVYKDYARKVTMINAIPVASLDPIKEWLNSCDLKYTEGVQSLNWTKIMKTIVDDPEGFFEQGGWSFLEPEGEGSEAEPGESESELEDETFNPSEEDEEEEEDSDEDYSSEAEESEYSKDSLGSEEESGKDWDELEEEARKADRESQYEEEEERGRGRKRKGPPGRGRHNPPKKKRK